The genomic stretch ACGGCCGCCGCCTGTTGCGTGAGACGCCCGAGTTGCTGGGACAGGACCATCCCGATCCCGAGCGGCGCATGATCGGCAACCGCCTGGCGTGCGCGTCGTGCCACATCGACATCGGCACCGAGCCCGGCACGCTGACGCTGCTGCAGACCACCGAGCACTACCCGCGCTTCTCGGGCCGCCAGGGCGCGATGACCGACATCGAAGATCGCATCAACGAGTGCATGCAGCGCAGCATGAACGGCAAGCCGCTGCCCATGGACAATCCCGAGATGATCGCGATGGCGTCGTACCTGCGGTCGCTGGGGGCGCAGTACGCGGCGATGGGTGCCGGCTCGAAGAAGGCGCAGGAGCCTTCCACCTTCAAGACACCCAATCGCCGGGCCGACATCCTGATGGGCCAGGTCGTGTTCAGCACGAAATGCGCCACCTGCCACGGCAACGACGGCGCCGGGCTGCTCGCCACGGGCGACCTGCGCAAGGGCTACCTGTTCCCGCCGCTCTGGGGGCCCGACAGCTACAACGACGGCGCCGGCATGGGCCGCGTGCTCACGGCCGCCCGCTTCATCAAGGCCCGCATGCCGCTTGGCAAGGCCGACTTGGCCGACGACGAGGCGTTCGACGTGGCGGCGTTCATCAACAGCAAGCCGCGTCCCGAGATGCCGAACCTCGAGAAGGACTATCCGGACCCCGCCGCGAAGCCCATCGACAACGGCTACGGGCCCTACGCCGATCCGTTTCCGCAGGACCAGCACAAGTACGGACCGTTCCCGGAAATCGACGCGTATTACAAGGCGTTGAAGAAGCCCGGGAAGTAGGTTACTGGCCGGGAGGGCACTACTGGTCGGGAGGCAGCGATTGCTCGAGCATGCTGATGCAGCTCAGCGTGTTACGGGCGAAGCCGGCATGGCGGCGGCCCTTTCAGGGCCGCGATTGCGACCAGTCTTCCCACAGCAGACCGTCCACCCGCTCGAACTCGCGGACGTTAGCGGTGACCAGGGTGATCCCACGCCGCGCTGCCTGTCCGGCGAGAAGCGAGTCGTACGCACCGATGGCACGGCGTTCCTGTTCCAGCAACGCGCGCACCTCTCCGGCGGCACGGGCGTCGGCATCATCGAACGGCAGCACCTGGATGGGACCCGCGAGAAACGCCTGCACCCGCTCGGTGTTGTAGTCGCGCCTCGCGCTCTTGGCGACGCCGTACCACAGCTCGTGGATGGCCACCGTCGAGATACACACCACCGATCCTTCGGCCAGGGTCTCTTTGAACCGGCGTCGAACGGGCACGGACGACCCGTTGATCAATGCGATGCAGGCGTTGGTGTCGAGCGTGTATTCGATCACGGGAAGTCGGTGCGCGGCGGCGCCGCCGGCTGATTGCGGCCCTCGGGCATGAAGGGCTCAACGGCGTAGCGGTCGAGATCGGCAAACCAGTCGTCCACGTTCGACACCACCGGCTCGAGCAACACCCCGCGGCCTTGCCGCGTGACCCGTACTTCAGTGCCAGGGAAGCGGAATTCCAGCGGCAGGCGCACCGCCTGACTGCGACCGTTCAGAAAGAGCTTGGCGAGTTTACTCACGGCATGACACCTCAGACCGCAAGTATATATCAATGATATATACCAAGGCAACTCAGAAGCAAAACCATTTCAAATCAATATGTTGCGGGTCCCTGTCTTATGGCCGTGAGTAGGGGTCGATCACCGATAGTTGACGATCGGGGGCCGTCGTCAGCTCCGCCGGCAACATGGCCATCGGCTCGTCGTGGTCGAGGAATTCCCTGCAGATCCGGTGGAACTCGCCGGCGGTCTGCGTGCGGCGGATCTGATGCAGGAAGGACCCCGGCACGCCTTCGCCGAGATAGTTGAGGAACTTCTTCATCCGCTCGCATTGCACCTGTTCGGGCCTGTCGAAACCGGCCTGCGAGTCCCACAGGGCGCGAATGTAGTCCCCGACCTCGCGCCCCGTCGGCACGGTCACGGTCTCGCCGCGCAGCTGCTGGCGGATCTGGTTGAACAGCCATGGGCTGCGGATCACGCCGCGCCCAATCATCAGGCCGCGAGCGCCGGTGCGCGTCAGCAGGTCCTGCGCCTGGGCCGCCGAGTAGACGTGCCCGTTCGCAATCACCGGACACGACATGGCCTCGGCGGCCTGCCGGATGCGGTCGTAATGCACGGGCAGCCGGTACGACTGCGCCACCGTTCGCGCGTGCACCGTCAGGGCATCGAGCGAGTGCCGGGCGAAGATGGGCAGCAGCCGATCGAACTCCTCCACCGCCGAAAAGCCCAGCCGCGTCTTCACCGTGAATTTGATGTGGATCGCATCCCGCAGGGCGCCCAGGATGGCATCGATGCGGTCGGGCTCGCGCAGCAGCCCGCCCCCGGCGCATTTCCGGTAGACGATGGGCGCCGGGCAGCCGAGGTTCAGGTCGATGGCGGCCACCGGCAACTGCTGGAGGACCTTCGCCGTGCGGATGAGCGCCGGGATGTCGTTGCCGATCAGCTGGGCAATCACCGGCCGGCCAGTGGTGTTCGTGGTGATGTCGTCGAGAATCCGCTTCTCCGGCGTCGACGTCGAGTGCACACGGAAGTACTCCGTCCAGTAGACATCGGCGCCACCGTAACGATGGACGAGCGTCCAGAACGCGCCGTCGGTGACGTCCTGCATCGGCGCCAGCGCCAGCACTGGCTCGCGGCCCGAGAACAGCGTCACCCTGCGTGCTCCTCCCACACCTTCGCCACCTCCACGATCACGTCAACCGCCTTCTCCATGTCCTGCACCGAGACCCACTCGAGACGGGAATGGAAGTTCTGCTCACCGGCGAAGAGGTTCGGCGTCGGCAGCCCCATGAACGACAACCGTGATCCGTCGGTGCCGCCGCGAATGGGGCGCTCGCGGACGGCGAGGCCGGCCCGCGCAATCGCTTCGCGCGCATGCGCGACCACCAGCGGGTGCTGGTCAATCACCTCGCGCATGTTGCGATATGACTCCTCGACCACCGCCTCGAACGTGGCGCCCGCCACGCCGCCGGCCACGTCCGCGGCCAGCGCGCGAAGCCACGCCTCCTTCTCGGCCAGGCCCGCCGTCACGAAGTCGCGGACCAGCAGCTTGACGGACGTGCGATCAACGCCGGCCTCGACGACATACGGGTGAACGAACCCGGCGCGGCCGTCGGTCGTTTCCGGCGACAGCCGGTCGGCGGGCAACCGCTCGATGAACCGCGCCGCCAGCTTGATGGCATTCACCATGTGCCCCTTGGCGTAGCCCGGGTGCGTGTTGAAGCCGCGGAACGTGATGGTGATGGCGTCGGCCGAGAAGCTCTCGAACTCCAGCTCGCCACGCGGGCCGCCGTCCATGGTGTAGGCGTAGCGCGCGCCGAAGCGGGCGACGTCGAAGTACTTCGTCCCCTGCCCCACTTCCTCGTCCGGCGTGAAGGCGATGCGGATGGCGCCATGCGGAATCTCCGGGTGCGTCATCAGCCGTTCGGCCGCGGTCATGATCTCGGCGACGCCGCTCTTGTTGTCCGCCCCGAGCAGCGTCGTGCCGGATGCGGTGACGATGTCGTGGTCCAGGCACTCGCCGAGATACGGCGTGTCGGCCACCCGCAGCACCGCCGAGGCGTCGTCGGGAAGCACCAGGTCGCGCCCGTCGTAGGCGCGGTGAACCACCGGCTTCACGCCGGCGCCGCTCATCTCGGGCGAGGTGTCGACATGGGCGATGAACCCGATGACCGGCACGTCCGGCTTTCTCGTGGTCGCGGGGATGGTGGCCGTCACGTAGCCGTGCTCGTCGAGCTCGGCGTCGGCGACCCCCATCGCCCGCAACTCGGCGACCAGGTCGCGAAGCAGGACGAGCTGACCGGGCGTGCTGGGGTAGGTGCTCGCGCCTTCTCGAGACTGCGTGTCGTAGGTGACGTAGCGGAGAAAGCGTTCGAGTACCGGGCTCGGCTTGGACGTCCCTGTCGTCAAGCCATGCCCTCCCGCCGCGCCTTCATGACCAGCACCTTGTCGATGCGGCGGCCGTCCATGTCGATCACCTCGAACTGCATCCCGCCCCACTCGAAGTGGTCGGCGGCCTTCGGCACGCGGCCAAGGCGCGCCATCACGAAGCCGCCGATGGTGTGATACGCGCCGGCTTCTTCTTCGGGAAGGGGGTCGAGCGCGAAATGGGTCGAGACCGTCTCCATCGAGGCGGACCCATCGACCAGCCACGAGCCGTCGGCGCGAGCCACGAACTCCCCCACCGCCTCGGCCGCGTCCCCGGGCAGCTCGCCGACGATGGCCGTCAACAGGTCGGTGACGGTAACCAGGCCTTCGACGGCGCCGTACTCATCCATCACCAGCGCCACGTGCTTGTGCGATCCGCGAAACGACTCGAGCAGCTGCACCGCCGGCATCGAATCGGGCACGAACAGCGCCTCGCGCGTCAGCGTGCGCAGGTCGATGTTCACGCCCCGGAACGCCATCGGCAGCAGGTCGGCGGAGCGGACGATGCCGAGCACTTCGTCGAGGCCGCCGTGGCACACCACGAACTGCGTGTGCGAGTGGGAGGCCAGGAACTCGCGCAGTTCCTCCTCGCTGGCATCGACGTCGATCCATTCGATGTCGGGGCGCGGCGTCATGATCGCGGCCACCCGCTGGTCGCCGAGCTGGAACACCCGCTGGACGATGTTCTCTTCGGCGGCGCCGACCGCGCCGGTCTCCGCGCCCTGGCTGATCAGCGCCTTGATCTCGTCTTCGGTGAGGTTCGGCTCGGCGTTGCCCTTGATGCCGAAGATGCGCAGCACCAGGTTGGTGGACGCCGTCAGCAGCGCCACCGCCGGCGCGCCAATGCGCGACAGCGCGATCATCGGCCCGGCCACCCACGAGGCAATCGCCTCGGGATTGTTCAGGCCGATGCGCTTGGGCACCAGCTCGCCGATGATCAGCGACAGGTAGGTGATGGCCGCGACGACCAGGCCAAGGGCGATGATCTCGGCATAGGGCGCGAGCACCGCGACCTGCGCGATCGGCACGGCGAGCTTTTCAGCCAGGGTCGCGCCGCCGTAGGCGCCGGCGAGCACGCCGACCATGGTGATCCCGACCTGCACGGTGGCGAGGAACTGGTTGGGATCGTGGGCCAGCGCGAGCGCCGACTTGGCGCGCTCGTCGCCGTCTTCGGCGCGTTGCTGCAGCCGCACCTTCTTGGCCGCCACGACGGCGATTTCAGACATGGCGAACACGCCGTTGGCGAGGATCAGGATGAAGATGACGATGAGTTCGGTGGCGATGACCAATTCTACCCGTTCGGCCCCTGATTCCCGCCGCTCGACCGGGGCCGGCGAACCACCCCCGGAGCCGCCCGTATAGTCAGGTAGCCATGCTCACCCTGACCAACGTCCGTAAGACCTTTGGAACCACCGTGGCGGTCGATGGCCTTTCGCTCTCGGTTCGCAAGGGCGAGTTGTTCGGCCTGCTGGGCCCCAACGGCGCCGGCAAGAGCACCAGCGTCAGCCTGGCCGTGGGCCTGCTCACCCCCGACAGCGGCACCGTCGTCATCGACGGGCTCGGCAACCCGGCCGACCCCGCGGTGCGCCAGCACATTGGCGTCGCCCCGCAGGCGCTCGCGCTCTACGACCTGATGAGCGCGCAAGAGAACCTGCGCTTCTTCGGCGAGGTCTACGGCCTCTCCGGCGCGGCGCTGTCGAAGCGGGTGGCGTGGTGCCTGGACTTCGTCGGCCTCACCGAGCGCAAGAACGACGGCGTCGGCACCTACTCGGGCGGCATGAAGCGGCGCCTGAACCTGGCGGCGGCGCTCGTGCACGACCCGGAATTGCTGTTGCTGGATGAGCCGACGGTGGGCGTCGATCCGCAGTCGCGCAACAAGATCTTCGAGAACATCGAGGCGCTGCACGGCGAAGGCCGCACCGTGATCTACACGACGCACTACATGGAGGAAGCCGAGCGGCTGTGCCAGCGCATCGCGATCGTCGATGCCGGCAAGCTGCTCGGACTCGGCACGCTGCCGGAACTGCTCGCCACGCAGGGTGGCCCCGCCACGCTCGTCGTCACCACCAACGGCGCCGAGCATCGCGTGCAAACAGCAGATCCGCTGGCGGAACTCAATCGCCTCGCGGCGAAGGCGCCGATCGACGCCTTCCAGATGGAACGCCCCACGCTCGAGCAGGTGTTCCTGCACCTGACCGGCCGCAGCCTCCGAGACTGAGCCATGTCCAAGATCATTTCGCTCGCCCTCAAGGATCTTCGCCTCATGCCGCGCAGCAAGGGCGGCATGTTCTTCACGTTCGCGTGGCCGATCATCGTGACCGTGCTGTTTGGCTTCGCCTTCGGCGGCAACAGCAGCGGCGAACAATCGCGGGTGCGCATCGCCGTGGTCGATGAAGACAACAGCGATGGCTCGCGCCAGTTCCTGAAGGAGATCGAACAGTCGTTCGAGCTCACGCCGATGGCGCGGGCCGAGGCCGAAACTGCCGTGCGCCTGGGTCAGCGGACCGGCTACGTCGCCGTGAAGGCGGGCTTCGGGCGCGCCTCGGAGCGGATGTTCTACGGCACGCCGAGGGAAGTGGAGATCGGCGTCGACCCGGCGCGGAAGGCGGAAGCCGGGATGATCGAAGGGCTGCTGATGAAGCACGGCGCCGAGGGCATGCAGAAGGTGTTCACCGATCCCGCTGCCTCGACGCAAATGGTGGACCGGGCGCTGGCCGACTTGAAGGCGGCCCCCGCCGCGGCCGGCCGGGCGGCGCCGGTCGAGCGCTTTCTCGGCGAGGTCAAGACGTTCGTGAACACGCCGGCGGCGCCGGGCGACCCTGGCGCGCCGCGGGACCAGTGGCAGCCGCTCAAGGTCACGTCGAAGCCGATCGCGCGCGAACGGCGCGGGCCCGCGAACGCGTTCGACGTGACGTTCCCGCAAGGCGTGATCTGGGGCCTGATCGGCTGCGTCATGACGTTCGGCATCAGCCTGGTCACCGAGCGCACGCACGGCACGCTGGTGCGGCTGCGGATGGCGCCCCTGACACGCGCGCAAATCCTCGGCGGCAAGGCGCTCGCCTGCTTCGTCTCGATCATGGCCGTGGAGCTGGTGCTGCTCGGCGTGGCCCTCGCCCTCGGCGTGCGGCCCTCGTCCATGGCCATGCTGGGTCTGGCCGGGGTGTCGGCGGCCATCTGCTTCGTGGGCTTCATGATGCTGATCGCGAGCCTCGGCAAGACCGAGCAGACGGCGTCGGGCGCGGCCTGGGCGATCCTGATGCCGCTGTCGGTGTTCGGCGGCGCCATGGTGCCGCAATTCGTGATGCCGCAGTGGATGCAGGCGATCGGCGTGATCAGCCCGATCCGGTGGGCGATTCTCGCGATTGAAGGCGGGGTGTGGCGGCAGTTCACGCTGAACGAGATGGCGCTGCCGTGCGCGGTCCTGATTTTTGTGGGGATCGCGTGCTTCGCCGTGGGCACGCGGGGCCTGCGGGAAAGCTAGCGGCGCGAAAGGGTCAGACCCTCCCCTGCATCCCAGCGAGGGTCAGACCCCTTATACTCGCTGGGAATGTTCAAGCGGAAAACCGAGGGGTCCGTCATCTGCTCGTCGTGCGGCGTGCTGGTGGGCGTCAACGACGGCACTTGCTACAACTGCGGGCGGCGCAACCCCGGCCTCTGGGGTTTCGGCCCCGCGCTCCGCAGCCTCGGCAACGACCTCGGCTTCGTCCACATTGTCACCGGCGGCACGATCATCCTTTACGTGCTGTCGCTGGTCCTCTCGCGGGATGGCATCCAGGTGGGGCTGTCACCCTCCACGCAGATGCTCATCCTGCTCGGCGCGAGCGGCGCCTTCCCAGTGGTCGCGCTCGGGCGCTGGTGGACCTTCCTCACGGCGGGCTGGCTGCACGGCGGCATCCTCCACATCTTTTTCAACGTGCTGTGGATCCGCAACCTCGCACCCGAGATTGCGAACCTGTATGGCCCTGGACGGATGATCATCATCTACACCGTCTCGGGCATCACCGGCTTCGGGTTGAGCACGGCCTTGTTCCTCCTGCCCGTCCGGATCCCGTTTCTAGGTGGCGCCAACGTGACCGTGGGCGCATCGGCCGCCATCTTCGGACTGCTGGGCGCGCTGGTGCACTACGGCAAGCGCACGGGCAGCAGCCACATCGGCCAGTCGGGCCTGCAGTACGCGCTGTTCATGGGCGTGATGGGGTTCATCATGCCGGGCATCGACAACAGCGCCCATCTGGGTGGCTTTGCCGGCGGCTACCTCGCATCGATGATTCTCGATCCCCTCAAGCCGGAACGCGTCGATCATCTCGCCGTCGCGGTGGTCTGCCTGCTCGTCACGTTCATCGCCATCGTCGCGTCGGTCATCACGGCACTGCCGTACTTCCAGTAAATACAGGAGGGGTGGTCCACCGCACCAGGCCCTTCGACTCGAGCCGGTCGAGGGTGGTGTAGAACGCGCCGCGCGACGGCTCGTGACCCGACGCGCGCAGCACTTCGCGGCGGATCTCGATCGGCTGCGCCTTGGCATCGCACCGCAGGATGGCGAGCATCACCCGCTGTTCGAACTCGCCCAAAAATGCACGTCCCATGCTGTTAACCCGATACGAGTCTACAAAGTGAACGGCTCCCGACTGAACGATCATTCAGTCCATTGGAGTGGATCCATTCAATTATTTGGATAAGTCGCCATTGGTCGCTGGATTTGGCTCTTTGGCGACGAATTCAGGCCCAAAATCGACCCTGCGCGATTGTGGCGAGTGGCACAAATGCTGCTCTTTGGGACGTGAACCTCTCAGGTTGGGTCGAACTGCCGATAAGACGGGACGGCTCATGTGTTCGTTGAAATACGCCCCGGCGTTTTGGAGGAATGGGAATGACGTTTAGAACCGCGCTAGTCGCGTCGGCGCTGCTGCTCATCGTGGGCATCAGTACCGCCGCTGCCCAGCAGACCGGCGAAATCTTCGGTCGTGCTGCCGATCGTTCGGGAGCCGTGCTCCCGGGCGTGACCGTTACCGTGGCGGGCTCGGCCCTGATCCAGCCCCGCGTCTCGGTAACCTCGGAGACCGGCAGCTACCGCGTGCCCGAGCTGCCGATCGGCACCTACACGGTGACGTTCGAGCTGCCCGGCTTCCGCACCATGGTCATGCAGGACATTCGCGTCACCATCGGCTTCCGCGCCCAGGTCAACGGCTCGCTCGAGCTGTCGTCGGTGCAGGAAACCGTGACCGTGACCGGCGAAAGCCCGCTGGTCGACACGCGTGAAACCGGCACCAAGACCAGCTTCGACCTCGAGACGATGCAGAACATCCCGTCGGCGCGCGACCCGTGGGTCATGCTCGAGCGCACGCCCGGCATCACCATGGACCGCTCCAACGTCGGCGGCAGCCAGTCGGGCCAGCAGTCCGGCTACATCTCGCGCGGCGCCAGCACCGGCAACAACAAGTGGTCGATCGACGGCGTTGACATCACCGACATGTCGGCGACCGGCGCGTCCCCGATTTACTACGACTTCGACATGCTCGAGGAAATGCAAATCACGACGGGCGGCGCCGACGTCACCCAGCAGACCGGCGGCGTCGGCATCAACCTGGTGATGAAGAGCGGCACCGACAAGTTCAAGGGCTCGGCCCGCTACTACAACACCGACGAGAAGTTCCAGGCCGACAACGTCGATGACGAGATCCGCGCCGACGGCGCCGGCTCGGGCGCGCCGATCCAGAACATCCAGGATCGCGGCTTCGAAGTGGGCGGCCCGATCAAGGCCGGCAAGGCGTGGTATTGGGGCAGCTACGGCGCCCAGAACATCAAGGTCGGCGTGGTCGGCTTCTACAAGAACGACCCGGCCTGCGGTCCTCCCCGGCCGACCGAGACCGACGCGGTGCGCGCCTGTCTCCAGACCGACCTGACGGAGCTGAACAACTACAACTGGAAGCTCCAGTACGTGCCGTTCACCAACAACAAGCTGACGTTCCAGAACACCTGGGCGGAAAAAGTCCGCAACGCGCGCGACGGTTCGGTCACGCGCCCGGTCGAGACCACCTTCCGCCAGAAGGCGGTGTCGAGCGACTTCGGTGCCTTCGGCTGGATCACCGGTCCCTCGCCGTTCTGGAAGGCCAGCGATCAGCACGTGTTCAGCGATCGCCTGCTGATGGACGTGATGTGGTCGCACCTGGGCAACAACTTCGCCCTCGACTTCCACGAAGACTCGCTGCGCGACGTGCAGGCGGCCTTCGAGACCTCCACGGGCGGCTGGTCGCGTTCGTACCAGTCGTCGTCATTCCTGCGCCCGACCAACAGCTTCGACGTCACCAGCAGCTACTTCCTGCCGAATTCGATGGGCGGCGATCACGCGTTCAAGATCGGCTACCGCTGGCGCTCGGCCCACACCAAGAGCCTGAACCACCGCGGCGGCTTCGTCGATGCGCGCTTCACCAACGGCGTCGCCAACTCCGCCGACCTGTGGCGCGACGGCAACGCCATCGCCCACCTGGATACCCACGCGGTCTACCTGCAGGACACCTTCACGAAGGGTCGCGTGACGCTGAACCTCGGCTTCCGGTTCGACCGGCAGGACGACACGGCGATTGCCGCCGACGTGCCCAATAACCCGCTCGCGCCCACGCAGCTGCCGGCCATCAGCTTCCCCGGCGCCGATGCCGACGTGACGTGGAATGACTTCTCGCCGCGCGTGGGTATGACCTACGACTTCACCGGCGACGGCAAGACGGTGGGTTCGGCGTCCTACGCGGCCTACTACGGCCAGATGGCGCCCGGCCAGCTGTCGAGCGTGCTCGCCGCGACCGGCGCGATCTTCGTGCGCTACCCGTGGACCGACGCCAACGGCGACAAGTTCGTCTCGGCCAACGAGCTCGACTTCAACACCATCCTGAGCCGCAGCGCGGCCTACGATCCGGCGAACCCCGGCAACTTCCGCACCGCCGGCACGGTGGACCCCAACGTCAAGAACGACCAGACCCGCGAGTTCATCGTCGGCATCGATCGCCAGATCGGCAACGTGATGGCCGTGGGCGCCAGCTACATCTGGCGCAAGTACGATCGGTTCTTGTGGAACGATCGCACCAACTGGACCAGCGCAAACTACCGCTCCGTCGCCTACACCCCGACGGGCTGCCCGGCCGACGGCCGCTGCGAGCCGATCACCTACTACGAGCCCTCGAGCGCGCTGCCCGCGCCGTTCCAGTACACCAACGTGCCGGACCGCTGGCGCGACTTCAACGGCTTTGAGCTGACCTTCGCCAAGCGCATGTCGAACCGCTGGTCGATGAACGCCAGCTACGCCTACAACGACGCGGTGGACGTGTGGGATTCGCCCGCCTCGTATGAAGACCCGACCTGCACCGTGGCCAGCTGCCCCGGCGAGCAGGTCTACGCGCCGGAAGCGGGCGGCAGCGGCATCGACAACGTGTTCGTCAATGCCAAGTCGCTGGTCAAGGTGTCGGGCACGTATGCCCTGCCCTACGGCATCAACGTCGCCGGTTCGGTCAACTCGCGCCAGGGCTACCCCTTCCCGGCCGCCATCCGCACCCCCAACCGCGCCAACTCGGGCGGCCAGGCGGACGTCAACCTGGATCCGTTCGGCG from Vicinamibacterales bacterium encodes the following:
- a CDS encoding c-type cytochrome, which translates into the protein MSTDDTRPDRSGLAAAVVVCAAIGAAAIAATLYFGDGRSAEASAAPPAMATEEYGRRLLRETPELLGQDHPDPERRMIGNRLACASCHIDIGTEPGTLTLLQTTEHYPRFSGRQGAMTDIEDRINECMQRSMNGKPLPMDNPEMIAMASYLRSLGAQYAAMGAGSKKAQEPSTFKTPNRRADILMGQVVFSTKCATCHGNDGAGLLATGDLRKGYLFPPLWGPDSYNDGAGMGRVLTAARFIKARMPLGKADLADDEAFDVAAFINSKPRPEMPNLEKDYPDPAAKPIDNGYGPYADPFPQDQHKYGPFPEIDAYYKALKKPGK
- a CDS encoding type II toxin-antitoxin system VapC family toxin, with the protein product MIEYTLDTNACIALINGSSVPVRRRFKETLAEGSVVCISTVAIHELWYGVAKSARRDYNTERVQAFLAGPIQVLPFDDADARAAGEVRALLEQERRAIGAYDSLLAGQAARRGITLVTANVREFERVDGLLWEDWSQSRP
- a CDS encoding antitoxin, with protein sequence MSKLAKLFLNGRSQAVRLPLEFRFPGTEVRVTRQGRGVLLEPVVSNVDDWFADLDRYAVEPFMPEGRNQPAAPPRTDFP
- a CDS encoding tRNA-dihydrouridine synthase family protein, translating into MTLFSGREPVLALAPMQDVTDGAFWTLVHRYGGADVYWTEYFRVHSTSTPEKRILDDITTNTTGRPVIAQLIGNDIPALIRTAKVLQQLPVAAIDLNLGCPAPIVYRKCAGGGLLREPDRIDAILGALRDAIHIKFTVKTRLGFSAVEEFDRLLPIFARHSLDALTVHARTVAQSYRLPVHYDRIRQAAEAMSCPVIANGHVYSAAQAQDLLTRTGARGLMIGRGVIRSPWLFNQIRQQLRGETVTVPTGREVGDYIRALWDSQAGFDRPEQVQCERMKKFLNYLGEGVPGSFLHQIRRTQTAGEFHRICREFLDHDEPMAMLPAELTTAPDRQLSVIDPYSRP
- the pepT gene encoding peptidase T, which codes for MTTGTSKPSPVLERFLRYVTYDTQSREGASTYPSTPGQLVLLRDLVAELRAMGVADAELDEHGYVTATIPATTRKPDVPVIGFIAHVDTSPEMSGAGVKPVVHRAYDGRDLVLPDDASAVLRVADTPYLGECLDHDIVTASGTTLLGADNKSGVAEIMTAAERLMTHPEIPHGAIRIAFTPDEEVGQGTKYFDVARFGARYAYTMDGGPRGELEFESFSADAITITFRGFNTHPGYAKGHMVNAIKLAARFIERLPADRLSPETTDGRAGFVHPYVVEAGVDRTSVKLLVRDFVTAGLAEKEAWLRALAADVAGGVAGATFEAVVEESYRNMREVIDQHPLVVAHAREAIARAGLAVRERPIRGGTDGSRLSFMGLPTPNLFAGEQNFHSRLEWVSVQDMEKAVDVIVEVAKVWEEHAG
- a CDS encoding hemolysin family protein; amino-acid sequence: MVIATELIVIFILILANGVFAMSEIAVVAAKKVRLQQRAEDGDERAKSALALAHDPNQFLATVQVGITMVGVLAGAYGGATLAEKLAVPIAQVAVLAPYAEIIALGLVVAAITYLSLIIGELVPKRIGLNNPEAIASWVAGPMIALSRIGAPAVALLTASTNLVLRIFGIKGNAEPNLTEDEIKALISQGAETGAVGAAEENIVQRVFQLGDQRVAAIMTPRPDIEWIDVDASEEELREFLASHSHTQFVVCHGGLDEVLGIVRSADLLPMAFRGVNIDLRTLTREALFVPDSMPAVQLLESFRGSHKHVALVMDEYGAVEGLVTVTDLLTAIVGELPGDAAEAVGEFVARADGSWLVDGSASMETVSTHFALDPLPEEEAGAYHTIGGFVMARLGRVPKAADHFEWGGMQFEVIDMDGRRIDKVLVMKARREGMA
- a CDS encoding ABC transporter ATP-binding protein, with the protein product MLTLTNVRKTFGTTVAVDGLSLSVRKGELFGLLGPNGAGKSTSVSLAVGLLTPDSGTVVIDGLGNPADPAVRQHIGVAPQALALYDLMSAQENLRFFGEVYGLSGAALSKRVAWCLDFVGLTERKNDGVGTYSGGMKRRLNLAAALVHDPELLLLDEPTVGVDPQSRNKIFENIEALHGEGRTVIYTTHYMEEAERLCQRIAIVDAGKLLGLGTLPELLATQGGPATLVVTTNGAEHRVQTADPLAELNRLAAKAPIDAFQMERPTLEQVFLHLTGRSLRD
- a CDS encoding ABC transporter permease; this translates as MSKIISLALKDLRLMPRSKGGMFFTFAWPIIVTVLFGFAFGGNSSGEQSRVRIAVVDEDNSDGSRQFLKEIEQSFELTPMARAEAETAVRLGQRTGYVAVKAGFGRASERMFYGTPREVEIGVDPARKAEAGMIEGLLMKHGAEGMQKVFTDPAASTQMVDRALADLKAAPAAAGRAAPVERFLGEVKTFVNTPAAPGDPGAPRDQWQPLKVTSKPIARERRGPANAFDVTFPQGVIWGLIGCVMTFGISLVTERTHGTLVRLRMAPLTRAQILGGKALACFVSIMAVELVLLGVALALGVRPSSMAMLGLAGVSAAICFVGFMMLIASLGKTEQTASGAAWAILMPLSVFGGAMVPQFVMPQWMQAIGVISPIRWAILAIEGGVWRQFTLNEMALPCAVLIFVGIACFAVGTRGLRES
- a CDS encoding rhomboid family intramembrane serine protease yields the protein MFKRKTEGSVICSSCGVLVGVNDGTCYNCGRRNPGLWGFGPALRSLGNDLGFVHIVTGGTIILYVLSLVLSRDGIQVGLSPSTQMLILLGASGAFPVVALGRWWTFLTAGWLHGGILHIFFNVLWIRNLAPEIANLYGPGRMIIIYTVSGITGFGLSTALFLLPVRIPFLGGANVTVGASAAIFGLLGALVHYGKRTGSSHIGQSGLQYALFMGVMGFIMPGIDNSAHLGGFAGGYLASMILDPLKPERVDHLAVAVVCLLVTFIAIVASVITALPYFQ
- a CDS encoding TonB-dependent receptor, whose protein sequence is MTFRTALVASALLLIVGISTAAAQQTGEIFGRAADRSGAVLPGVTVTVAGSALIQPRVSVTSETGSYRVPELPIGTYTVTFELPGFRTMVMQDIRVTIGFRAQVNGSLELSSVQETVTVTGESPLVDTRETGTKTSFDLETMQNIPSARDPWVMLERTPGITMDRSNVGGSQSGQQSGYISRGASTGNNKWSIDGVDITDMSATGASPIYYDFDMLEEMQITTGGADVTQQTGGVGINLVMKSGTDKFKGSARYYNTDEKFQADNVDDEIRADGAGSGAPIQNIQDRGFEVGGPIKAGKAWYWGSYGAQNIKVGVVGFYKNDPACGPPRPTETDAVRACLQTDLTELNNYNWKLQYVPFTNNKLTFQNTWAEKVRNARDGSVTRPVETTFRQKAVSSDFGAFGWITGPSPFWKASDQHVFSDRLLMDVMWSHLGNNFALDFHEDSLRDVQAAFETSTGGWSRSYQSSSFLRPTNSFDVTSSYFLPNSMGGDHAFKIGYRWRSAHTKSLNHRGGFVDARFTNGVANSADLWRDGNAIAHLDTHAVYLQDTFTKGRVTLNLGFRFDRQDDTAIAADVPNNPLAPTQLPAISFPGADADVTWNDFSPRVGMTYDFTGDGKTVGSASYAAYYGQMAPGQLSSVLAATGAIFVRYPWTDANGDKFVSANELDFNTILSRSAAYDPANPGNFRTAGTVDPNVKNDQTREFIVGIDRQIGNVMAVGASYIWRKYDRFLWNDRTNWTSANYRSVAYTPTGCPADGRCEPITYYEPSSALPAPFQYTNVPDRWRDFNGFELTFAKRMSNRWSMNASYAYNDAVDVWDSPASYEDPTCTVASCPGEQVYAPEAGGSGIDNVFVNAKSLVKVSGTYALPYGINVAGSVNSRQGYPFPAAIRTPNRANSGGQADVNLDPFGDVRLPSLTSVDFRIDRNFKFGRITLRPTVDVFNLTNANTELARRRLQASSVANNISGIIAPRVARFGVSVRW